Below is a genomic region from Leifsonia sp. Root112D2.
CCGGACTGCGCACCATCATCACGGTGAGCGCCTATACGACGGACGACGACTTCGACGGAGCCGCCCTCGTTGTGAGCTCCCTGGGAGACGATGACGAGCCGGCGACCGTCATCGACGATCCGCTTGTCCTCCGCCCGGGCCACGTCGTCACCCTCGACGAGCTGAACACTGTTCTCACCCGCCCGCGACCGGCCCGAGCGGCCGACGACGAGACCCGATAGGAGAAGTGATGTCGACCCGGAGCTTCGCAGACACCGAATTCATCGTGCGCACCATCGCGCAGACGGCCGTTGACAACGAGAAGGAGTTCGGTGAGCTGGATGCCGTCGTGGGCGACGGCGACTTCGGATTCTCTCTCGCACGCGGCTTCGAGATCGTGCTCGCGGACTGGGACGGTTATGACCGCGGCGACATCGGCACCTTTCTGCAGAAAATTGCCGTCGTCATCACGGGTCGCATCGGCGGAACCTCCGGTCCGATCTGGGGAACAGCGTTTCTGCGGGCGGCCGCCATTGCCAAGGGGCGACAGGATCTGAGCGGCGACGATATGGTGGCGATCCTGCGCTCGGCGATGGACGGAATCAAGGCACGAGGGGGCGCGGAGCTCGGCGATAAAACGCTCCTGGATGCCCTCGCACCGATGACGGAGACGATCGCGGCGGGCCTCGCCAAGGGGGACGGGGCTGACGCGATAGTCGCTGCCGCCGCGTCCACCGCGCGCGATGCCGCCGACGCGACAACAACGATGCAGGCGCGCCGGGGTCGTGCCGCGTATACGGGAGAACGCAGCATCGGCTCCCCGGATCCAGGCGCGGTCGCCGTCGCCGTCATCCTCGAACGACTCGCCTCGGAATGGACTGGACGCGATCAGACGACCTGACGGGGCTGGCCCGCCATGGCAGATTCACCGCGCAGATGTGCGCCGATGGACAAATGGAGAGAGAAATGAAGAAGTTTGTCAATGACCCGTTGAAGTATGTTCCCGAGATGCTTGCCGGGATTGCGCTGGCCAATCCGGACACGCTCCGATATGTGCCCGAATACAACCTCATCATGCGCACCGATGCGCCGCGGGAGGACAAGGTCTCGATCATTCAGGGTTCCGGGTCCGGGCACGAACCGGCTCACGTACTCACGGTGGGCAAGGGCATGCTCGACGGCGCCTGCCCGGGCGATGTCTTCGCCGCGCCGCCCATGGACTACGTCTACGAGACGACGAAGCTGTTGGCGTCGCCGAAAGGCGTACTCCTGCTGGTGAACAACTACACCGGAGACCGTATGGCTTTCGACATGGCGCAGGAGATGAGTCTTGCGGACGGGGTGAAGGTGAAGACACTCTTCATCGATGACGACGTCTCGGTCAAAGACTCCACGTATACGGTTGGCCGCCGCGGGGTCGCCGGCAACTTCTTCGTGATGAAGGCCGTCGGTGCCGCGTCCGAAGCGGGGGCCGAACTCGAGGAGATCGTTCGCATCGGCGAGAAGGTCAATTCCGTCACGCGCACCATGGGGCTGGCCCTCACGGCGTGCACGCCGCCCGCCAAGGGCTCGCCACTCTTCGAGCTCGGCGAGGACGAGATCGAGATCGGTGTCGGCATCCATGGGGAGCCTGGCCGGCGGCGCGCACGGATGGCGCCGGCCGATGAACTTCTCGATGAGCTCCTCGATCCTGTCGTGGCGGATCTGCCATTCGAGAGCGGTGATCGGGTTGCGCTCATGATCAACGGTTTGGGGGGAACGCCGATCAGCGAGCTTTACATCCTCTACGGACGCGCACACCAGCTGCTCACCGAGCGTGGCATCACGGTCGCTCGCAGCTACGTCGGAGAATACTGTACATCGCTCGACATGGCTGGGGCGTCCCTCACCCTCGTTCGACTCGACGACGAGATCGACGGGCTTCTTGCCGCCCCCGCGGAGATCGGAGCACGCATCTTCTGAGGGTCTGCTCAGGCGCGCTGTCTCAGGTGCCCGCCCTTGCCACGCAGCGGCGCGTCATTGGCCGCGAGCGAGGCGGCACCCAGAATACCGGCGTTGTTGCGCAGCACCGCGGGCAGGATAGGCGTCTGCAGGTGCAGCAGCGGCAGGAACTCGTCCGCGTTCTTCGACACGCCGCCACCCACGATGAACAGATCGGGGGAGAGCAGCTTCTCGAGCTCCGTGTAGTACTTCTGCAGCCGGCCGGCCCACTTCTCCCAGCTCAGGTCGTCGCGCTCCTTGGCCGAGTATGCGGCCTTGCTCTCGGCGTCGTGGCCGTCGAGCTCGATGTGACCGAGTTCGACATTGGGAACGAGCAACCCGTTGTACAGCAGCGCCGTGCCGATACCGGTGCCGAGCGTCGTCACGAGCACGACGCCGGGCTGGTTCGCTGCCGCGCCGAAGCGAGCCTCGGCGAAGCCCGCTGCATCCGCATCGTTCACGAACTGGATATCGACGCCGAGGGCCTTCTCGAACAGGGACTCGGCCTCGAGCCCTATCCACTTCTTCGAGACGTTCGCCGCCGACATGGTGCGCCCGTTGCGCACGACGGCGGGGAAGCAGACACCGACGGGAACGTCCTTCGCGATGCCAGAGAGGGTGGTGAGGATCTCCTTGGTGACCTCCACGATGTCGTCGGGCTTGCCCCCGTCGGGTGTCGCGATCTTGACCCGGTCGCTGAGCAGTTCACCCGTGTCGAGGTCGACAACGGCTCCCTTGATTCCGGTTCCGCCGATGTCAATGCCGATGGCCGTCGTCTTCGAAGTCATGCCACAAATCTATCGTCTTGCGACAGATCTCATTGCTTTACGCCAGCGTGAGCACGTCCGCGCCGCGCTCGGTCACCACGAGCGTGTGTTCGAACTGTGCAGTGATCGACTTGTCGCGGGTCGTGACCGTCCAGCCATCCGGCCACATGTCCCACTCGTGCGTGCCTAGGGTGAGCATCGGCTCGATGGTGAAAACCATTCCCGGTTGCATCTTGGTGTCGTACAGCGGCGCCGAGTCGTAGTGCGGAATGATGAGCCCCGAATGGAACGCCTCGCCCACGCCGTGCCCGGTGAAGTCGCGCACCACGCCGTAGCCGAAGCGTTTGGCATAGGACTCGATGGCGCGGCCGATCACGTTGACCTGGCGGCCGGGCGCCACGGCCTTGATGCCGCGGTTCATCGCCTCGCGCGTGCGTTCGACAAGCTGCGTCACCTCGTCGGATGCCTGGCCCACGATGAAGGTCTGGTTGCTGTCTCCGTGCACCCCGTTCTTAAACGCGGTGATGTCGATGTTCACGATGTCGCCGTTCTCGAGAACGGTGTCGTCGGGAATGCCGTGGCAGATCACCTCGTTCACGGAACTGCACAGCGACTTCGTGAAGCCGCGGTAGCCGAGCGTGGAAGGGTATGCGCCCTGGGAGACCAGATAATCGTGACCGATGGCATCCAGCTCATCCGTGGTGATTCCGGCGACGGCGGCCTGGCCGACGAGTTCGATCGCGCGTGCGGCGATGCGGCCGGACTCGCGAATGAGCTCGATGCGCTCGCTCGTGTACACATCGCTGCCCAGAAACGGCGAGGGGCCGGGCTTGCCGACGTACTCGGGCCGGGCAATGGATGACGGAACCGAGCGCATCGGCGAGAGGCGGCCGGCGACAAGGTGACCGGAAGAATCCTTGGGCATAGGATCAAGCTTATGGCCGAGGACATCGAACACGAGTACTGGTACAACGCCAAGACCGGCGCGGTCGAGCAGGGCTTCCAGTCACCCGCACAGGACCGCATCGGTCCGTTTGCGACGCACGAGGAGGCGTCTCACGCGCTCGACAAGCTGCGTGAGAACAGCGCCAAGTGGGCCGAGGAAGAGGCAGCGGAGGACCGCTAGCGTCACATTCGGGGTGCCTTCACACCTTCGGCTGCTATCGTGCAGGGGCTGGCATCTCGTCGGCACTTCAGGGAAGACATCTCGTCGATCGCAGGGCCCTTCATGGCCCCGCACACACCCGTCTCCTCTCTGAGTCACTCAGAGGAGCATCATGTCCCCGTTCGTGTCCGATTCCGACTTCGCCACCGTGTCCCTCCCGCTCGGCACCTCCGCCGTGATCTATTGCGAGGGCCAATTCGGCAAGCAGGATGGCAAGACGGCCAACGGCCTGGTGCGCTACTCCGAGAAATACACCATCCTCAGCGTGATCGACAGCGAGCAGGCAGGGGCGGATGCCGGCATGGTGCTTGACGGCGTCACCAACGGCATTCCGGTGCACGCGAATCTGGCCGAGTCCATCGCCCATGCTTCTCACATGCCCGATTACCTCATCTTCGGCATGGCCCCCTCAACAGGGTTGCTCTCGCCGACACAGCGTATGGCGCTCCTCGACGGCATCGCCCGAGGCATGCACATCGTCAACGGCCTGCATGAGTTTCTGAACGACGACGCCGAGTTCGTAGCCGCCAGTATCCTGGCCGGCGTGACCATGACGGACATCCGTCGCCCCAAAGACAAGAAGGACCTCAAACAGTTCTCGGGTCGCATCTTCGACGTCGACTGCCCGCGCATCGCCGTGCTGGGTACCGACGGTGCTATAGGAAAGCGCACCACGACGACGTTGCTGGTGCAGGCACTCAACGCGCGAGGCATCAAGGCGGTCATGGTCGGCACCGGCCAGACCGCATTGATTCAGGGCGCAAAGTACGGTGTGGCACTCGACGCTCTCGTTCCGCAGTTCTGTTCAGGAGAGGTCGAGGCACAGGTGGTGGCGGCCTACGAGATCGAGAACCCCGATGTGATTGTCGTGGAGGGCCAGGGCGCGCTCAGTCATCCCGCTTACCTCACCTCCGCCTACATTCTGCGAGGCAGCCGCCCACAGGCGGTCATCGTGCAGCACGCGCCCAAGCGCGAGTCTCTCGGCGACTTTCCCATGCTGAGCATGCCGACCGTGGCCAGCGAGGTGAAGCTCATCGAAACCTTCGCCGACACCAAGGTGATAGGCATCACGGTCAATCACGAGAATATGAACGATGCCGAGATCAGCGTGGCCATCGACAACATCGAACTCGAGCTCGGCCTGCCTGCCACCGATCCGCTGACCCGCCCCATTGATCTACTGGTCGACATGGTTCTTGCGGCCTTTCCCGCGCTTCAGAAGACTCCGGTCCCGAGCGGTCGGTGACCGGAACCGCCACGACTCTGTCGGGGCGCTATTCGTAGTTGTGCTCGGCCGACGGGTACTGTCCGCCCTCGACGTCGGCCTTGTATCGCGCCGCGGCGTCGCCCAGGATGGCCTTCAGGTCGGCGTACTGGCGCACGAACTTGGGGATACGACCGGTGGAGAACCCCGCCCAGTCGGTCCACACGAGAAGCTGTCCGTCGACATCCGGTCCGGCTCCAACGCCGATGGTAGGGATGCGCAGTTCCTTCGTGACGACGGCGGCGCTGGTGGCCGGCACCATCTCGAGAACCACGGCGAATGCCCCCGCATCCTCAACCGCGTGAGCATCCGCAAGAAGCTGCTCCATCCCCTCGCCGCGTCCCTGAATGAGATGGCCCCCGAGACCGTGCTCGCTCTGCGGGGTGAAGCCGATGTGCGCCATCACGGGAATGCCGGCGTCGACGATGCGGCGAATCTGTTTGGCGCTGCGCACCCCGCCCTCCAGCTTCACGGCGTGCGCACCGGTCTCCTTCATGAAACGCACCGCGGTGTGTAGCGCCTCGAGCTGGCCGGCCTCGTAGGAACCGAACGGCATGTCGGCGACCACGAAGGCCCGGGTGACGGCGCCGGCCACGGCGCGCGTCAGCGGAATGAGGTCGTCAACCGTCACCGGCAGCGTCGTGTCGTAGCCGAGCACATTGTTGCCCGCGGAATCGCCGACGAGAAGAAAATCGATGCCTGCGGTATCGAAGATCTGGGCGCTGAGCATGTCGTAGCTCGTCAGGCCGGTGATCTTGATGCCCTGCTCTTTGGCGGACTGAAAATGCCGCGTGCGCACGCGCTTCAGGTTCGGTAGCGAGATGGGATTCGACTGCTCTGCCATGCGCACAGTCTAAGGCGCCCGCAACGGCGCTTGGAGACGAGGAAAATCGGTCGAAAACCAGTAGCCTAGGGACAACACGAAAGGGGAACGATGGACAAGCAGCGCGACTTTGTTCTTCGCACCATTGAGGAACGCGGCGTCAAGTTCGTGCGGCTCTGGTTCACCGACGTGATAGGTACGCTCAAGTCCGTGGCGATAGCGCCTGCCGAGGTCGAGGGTGCGTTCGCCGAAGGAGTGGGAATCGACGGTTCCGCCGTCGAGGGTCTCACCCGGTCGTTCGAGGCCGATGTGCTGCTGCATCCGGATCCTGCGACGTTCCAGATTCTGCCGTGGCGCGGCGAGATCGACCCGACAGCGCGCATGTTCTGCGACATCACCACGCCCGACGGTGAGCCCGCCGTGGCCGATCCGCGCAATGTGCTCAAGCGCACGCTCGAGAAGGCGGCGGAACGCGGATTCACCTGCTACACGCATCCGGAGATCGAGTTCTATCTGCTGAAGTCGTCGGTGCTCGACGCGGACGGCCAGCCCACCCCCGTCGACTCGGCCGGATATTTCGATAATGTGCCCGGTGGCACGGCGCACGACTTTCGCCGCCGCTCGGTGCGCATGCTGGAAGACCTGGGCATCTCTGTCGAGTTCAGCCACCACGAAAGCGGGCCAGGCCAGAACGAGATCGACCTGCGGTACGCGGATGCACTGACGACGGCCGACAACATCATGACGTTCCGCACGGTGGTCAAAGAGGTGGCGATCGAGCAGGGCGTCTACGCCACGTTCATGCCCAAGCCGCTCTCCGGCCAGCCCGGCAGCGGGATGCACACGCACCTGTCGCTCTTCGAGGGCGATCAGAACGCCTTCTTCGAGGCGGGCGCGCAGTACCAGC
It encodes:
- the ppgK gene encoding polyphosphate--glucose phosphotransferase; the protein is MTSKTTAIGIDIGGTGIKGAVVDLDTGELLSDRVKIATPDGGKPDDIVEVTKEILTTLSGIAKDVPVGVCFPAVVRNGRTMSAANVSKKWIGLEAESLFEKALGVDIQFVNDADAAGFAEARFGAAANQPGVVLVTTLGTGIGTALLYNGLLVPNVELGHIELDGHDAESKAAYSAKERDDLSWEKWAGRLQKYYTELEKLLSPDLFIVGGGVSKNADEFLPLLHLQTPILPAVLRNNAGILGAASLAANDAPLRGKGGHLRQRA
- the panB gene encoding 3-methyl-2-oxobutanoate hydroxymethyltransferase is translated as MAEQSNPISLPNLKRVRTRHFQSAKEQGIKITGLTSYDMLSAQIFDTAGIDFLLVGDSAGNNVLGYDTTLPVTVDDLIPLTRAVAGAVTRAFVVADMPFGSYEAGQLEALHTAVRFMKETGAHAVKLEGGVRSAKQIRRIVDAGIPVMAHIGFTPQSEHGLGGHLIQGRGEGMEQLLADAHAVEDAGAFAVVLEMVPATSAAVVTKELRIPTIGVGAGPDVDGQLLVWTDWAGFSTGRIPKFVRQYADLKAILGDAAARYKADVEGGQYPSAEHNYE
- the dhaK gene encoding dihydroxyacetone kinase subunit DhaK, with product MKKFVNDPLKYVPEMLAGIALANPDTLRYVPEYNLIMRTDAPREDKVSIIQGSGSGHEPAHVLTVGKGMLDGACPGDVFAAPPMDYVYETTKLLASPKGVLLLVNNYTGDRMAFDMAQEMSLADGVKVKTLFIDDDVSVKDSTYTVGRRGVAGNFFVMKAVGAASEAGAELEEIVRIGEKVNSVTRTMGLALTACTPPAKGSPLFELGEDEIEIGVGIHGEPGRRRARMAPADELLDELLDPVVADLPFESGDRVALMINGLGGTPISELYILYGRAHQLLTERGITVARSYVGEYCTSLDMAGASLTLVRLDDEIDGLLAAPAEIGARIF
- the map gene encoding type I methionyl aminopeptidase, whose translation is MPKDSSGHLVAGRLSPMRSVPSSIARPEYVGKPGPSPFLGSDVYTSERIELIRESGRIAARAIELVGQAAVAGITTDELDAIGHDYLVSQGAYPSTLGYRGFTKSLCSSVNEVICHGIPDDTVLENGDIVNIDITAFKNGVHGDSNQTFIVGQASDEVTQLVERTREAMNRGIKAVAPGRQVNVIGRAIESYAKRFGYGVVRDFTGHGVGEAFHSGLIIPHYDSAPLYDTKMQPGMVFTIEPMLTLGTHEWDMWPDGWTVTTRDKSITAQFEHTLVVTERGADVLTLA
- the dhaL gene encoding dihydroxyacetone kinase subunit DhaL, with the translated sequence MSTRSFADTEFIVRTIAQTAVDNEKEFGELDAVVGDGDFGFSLARGFEIVLADWDGYDRGDIGTFLQKIAVVITGRIGGTSGPIWGTAFLRAAAIAKGRQDLSGDDMVAILRSAMDGIKARGGAELGDKTLLDALAPMTETIAAGLAKGDGADAIVAAAASTARDAADATTTMQARRGRAAYTGERSIGSPDPGAVAVAVILERLASEWTGRDQTT
- a CDS encoding DUF1611 domain-containing protein, coding for MSPFVSDSDFATVSLPLGTSAVIYCEGQFGKQDGKTANGLVRYSEKYTILSVIDSEQAGADAGMVLDGVTNGIPVHANLAESIAHASHMPDYLIFGMAPSTGLLSPTQRMALLDGIARGMHIVNGLHEFLNDDAEFVAASILAGVTMTDIRRPKDKKDLKQFSGRIFDVDCPRIAVLGTDGAIGKRTTTTLLVQALNARGIKAVMVGTGQTALIQGAKYGVALDALVPQFCSGEVEAQVVAAYEIENPDVIVVEGQGALSHPAYLTSAYILRGSRPQAVIVQHAPKRESLGDFPMLSMPTVASEVKLIETFADTKVIGITVNHENMNDAEISVAIDNIELELGLPATDPLTRPIDLLVDMVLAAFPALQKTPVPSGR
- a CDS encoding glutamine synthetase family protein, giving the protein MDKQRDFVLRTIEERGVKFVRLWFTDVIGTLKSVAIAPAEVEGAFAEGVGIDGSAVEGLTRSFEADVLLHPDPATFQILPWRGEIDPTARMFCDITTPDGEPAVADPRNVLKRTLEKAAERGFTCYTHPEIEFYLLKSSVLDADGQPTPVDSAGYFDNVPGGTAHDFRRRSVRMLEDLGISVEFSHHESGPGQNEIDLRYADALTTADNIMTFRTVVKEVAIEQGVYATFMPKPLSGQPGSGMHTHLSLFEGDQNAFFEAGAQYQLSKIGRQFIAGLLKHAPEITAVTNQFVNSYKRLWGGDEAPSFVCWGHNNRSALVRVPLYKPSKGQSSRVEYRALDSAANPYLSFSLMLAAGLKGIEEGYELPPEAENNVWALSDAERRALGYSQLPASLDHAISLMEGSELVAETLGEQVFNFVLLNKRQDWHDYRDQVTPFELRSNLRML